One Siniperca chuatsi isolate FFG_IHB_CAS linkage group LG5, ASM2008510v1, whole genome shotgun sequence DNA window includes the following coding sequences:
- the lzts1 gene encoding leucine zipper putative tumor suppressor 1 → MGSVSSLVNGNSLNSKHCKASDYRLKKRTNHHRKSGGCSLDELLRCGFTQGSSSTTHPSKGLSHYRSGRSEDFFYIKVSHKPRSVYHRGGSMEDHAGEKNGDDDSDGRLQPKLLLMSRKMTERTSAEKSLVRSTAFKPEIPRSTSSTETGHNILDQILCPLEKARNPDIRHKQDTSGTLSDSGRNSMSSLPTHSTSGSLSASTGPVSQSDGSSAPANSLSKGVQPNFPPWVNGNSANLDCSYRAGLNSGGLISQANGSPLSADEPSPLSETAGGIRSPITTDESLIERLEQRLLERETELQELQVSFEEKETDTCQLFEERQRYCTEEMEGLKQRCSTKLRQVSQMAAKTQQALQLQVSQLQAEKERLQEDVSKLTREKDLVELRLRSYQRESTQLAPTLEESQWEVCQKTGEISLLKQQLRDCQVDVSHKLNEIVSLRVSLKENTAKMEMLEKQNKDHEGQLHSRTIEIEVCQNELQRKKNEAALLREKVGNLETDIQGMKQDLAMAKEQRLQHSLQLEAHAQTKVLERLIQGSDSPAQGQGEENSGHISTESLQREVERLKWQLTEEKDAHERLANGFEQERQTWNKEKSRVIKYQKQLQINYLQMHKKNQDLERILKELTAELESRTELGMDINYSSGLQTYDDVIATEI, encoded by the exons ATGGGTAGTGTCAGCAGCCTCGTCAACGGCAACAGCCTCAACAGCAAACACTGCAAGGCATCTGACTATAGGTTAAAAAAGCGAACAAACCATCATAGAAAGAGTGGAGGTTGCAGCCTTGACGAGTTACTTAGGTGCGGATTCACTCAGGGCTCCTCATCCACCACTCATCCCTCTAAAGGCCTGTCCCACTACCGGTCGGGACGAagtgaagattttttttacatcaag GTGAGTCATAAACCGAGGTCAGTGTACCACAGAGGAGGATCAATGGAAGATCATGCAGGTGAAAAGAACGGAGATGATGACTCAGATGGGCGACTGCAACCAAAACTGCTGCTCATGTCAAGAAAAATGACTGAGAGG ACCTCTGCTGAGAAGTCACTGGTCCGTTCCACTGCCTTCAAGCCTGAGATTCCCAGGAGTACGTCCTCCACAGAGACAGGCCACAACATCCTGGACCAAATCCTTTGTCCTCTGGAGAAAGCAAGGAATCCAGACATTAGACACAAGCAAGACACCTCAG gGACTCTCTCCGACTCTGGACGCAACTCTATGTCTAGCCTGCCCACCCACAGCACCAGCGGCAGCCTAAGTGCTTCTACAGGCCCTGTCAGTCAAAGTGATGGCAGCTCAGCTCCCGCAAACAGCCTCAGCAAGGGAGTACAACCCAATTTCCCTCCATGGGTCAACGGGAATAGCGCTAACCTTGACTGTAGCTACAGGGCTGGTTTAAACAGTGGGGGATTGATATCTCAGGCTAATGGTTCCCCGCTTTCTGCAGATGAGCCAAGCCCTCTCTCTGAAACTGCAGGTGGGATTCGGTCCCCTATTACTACAGATGAGTCACTAATTGAACGTTTGGAACAAAGGCTGttggagagagagactgaactGCAGGAGCTACAG GTGAGTTTTGAGGAGAAGGAAACAGACACCTGCCAGCTGtttgaagaaagacaaaggTACTGTACTGAGGAGATGGAGGGACTGAAGCAGCGATGCTCCACAAAGCTACGACAAGTGTCCCAAATGGCTGCAAAAACCCAGCAAGCACTCCAGCTGCAGGTCAGCCAGCTCCAG gcagagaaggagaggctTCAGGAGGATGTCTCAAAGCTAACCCGAGAGAAGGATCTTGTTGAGCTCAGACTAAGATCTTATCAGAGAGAGAGTACACAGCTCGCTCCGACACTCGAGGAAAGTCAATGGGAG GTGTGCCAGAAGACAGGGGAGATCTCATTGTTGAAGCAGCAACTGAGAGACTGCCAGGTGGACGTCAGCCACAAGCTAAACGAGATAGTCAGCCTCAGGGTGTCACTGAaggaaaacacagcaaagaTGGAGATGCTCGAGAAACAGAATAAAGACCATGAGGGCCAACTCCACTCTCGCACCATAGAGATTGAG gTGTGCCAAAATGAACTCCAGCGCAAGAAGAATGAGGCTGCTTtgctgagagagaaagtgggCAACCTGGAGACAGACATTCAGGGAATGAAACAGGATCTGGCCATGGCCAAAGAGCAGAGGCTGCAGCACAGTTTGCAACTCGAGGCCCATGCCCAGACGAAGGTCTTGGAAAGACTAATCCAAGGCTCAGACTCCCCCGCCCAGGGCCAGGGGGAGGAGAACAGTGGACACATCTCCACAGAATCACTCCAGAGGGAGGTGGAGAGACTGAAGTGGCAGCTCACGGAAGAGAAGGATGCACACGAGAGGCTGGCCAACGGCTTTGAGCAGGAGAGGCAAACGTGGAACAAGGAGAAAAGCAGGGTCATCAAATACCAGAAGCAGCTCCAGATCAACTACCTGCAGATGCACAAGAAGAACCAGGACCTGGAGCGGATCTTGAAGGAGCTGACAGCTGAACTGGAGAGCCGGACAGAGCTAGGCATGGACATCAACTACAGCTCAGGGTTACAAACATATGACGACGTTATTGCCACAGAGATTTGA